In Phaseolus vulgaris cultivar G19833 chromosome 7, P. vulgaris v2.0, whole genome shotgun sequence, the genomic stretch TTGTATTACTGCATTACTTTCTTGCAATTTCTTTTAGTTGACATCGTTAATTTTGATCTTTACTTCTGAACAGAACAGGGGTATAGTGTTGTACTCCCAGAGAAATTACAAACTGGAAAGTGGAACGTTTACAGGTATAGCTCTTCCATTCTTCTCGATCTTGATTTTTATGCATCATTCTGGAGCTAAATCTGAGTCtgatattattttcaattctttatGGAAGATCTGTTCGATCTCCTCTGCAGCTAGTGAGCAAGTTTCCTAATCATCCTGAAATTGGTACCCTGCATGATAATTTCGTGTGAGCATCACTCCTTTTTCTATGTAAAATTAGCTCTGAACTTCAGAGGATTGATAGTAATCTCAATCAactgtattttaataaaaaaatattttacatgcCTAAGAAATTGATATGTATTCTTTCAAACTCTGCTAATAATAGGCGCTCAGTTGACACCTTTCGAGACTACAAATATCTGGGAACTCGTGTCCGGATTGATGGAACTGTTGGGGAGTAATGTTTCTTTCTGGGGCTTCTTTGCTTTTTCATTCAAATTTACTTTACATCCTTCTCATCAGTTCCTCTATCCCTTCGCTTTTTAAGGTACAAATGGATGACTTATGGAGAAGCAGGAACAGCCCGGTCAGCAATAGGTTCTGGTTTGATTTATTATGGAGTCTCAAAGGTGAATGCTaggttatatttttatatttgattcttattttatgtttaacGAAGTATCATATAAGTTACCATTGGTTTATGCATTCATGTTTAGGGTTCCAGTGTTGGATTGTATTTTATTAATAGACCAGAGTGGCTCATTCTTGATCATGCCTGCTCTGCCTACTCATTTGTATCAGTGCCTCTGTATGATACTCTTGGTATGTTATCTACAATTTATCAggaatttttttctcatttataTCTACCTTGGCTTTACCCTCAGGTTTAACGACAAGAAATTGCTTGCTCTTGTAGGTCCTGATGCTGTCAAGTATATTGTTAGTCATGCTTCCGTGCAAGTTATATTTTGTGTAGCTGAAACATTAAATATAGTAAGTATGTGTGGGCTTTTTCACAATATTGCGTATCCCTTCAGTTCCTTTATAATGAATACCGTACAATCACCAGTACCCATTTTGATAACTTGTTGTGATGATGGATTTCCACGTCGAGTATACTTTTCATGGCTTCTGGACCATGTCTGTAAATATTAAGTTAATCCAATGCACACTAGGGTGATTAAATTCTGTAGATCATTCAGATATTCTAAAACAAAGAGTTAAGGACCATGTTCATATATACTTTAGTTTTCTTGCTAgcatattttatataacttatGGTCTTCTTTTGCAAAAACTTACGTATCATATAACCTGCCCTTTCAGTTTCTGAGCTACTTGTCTGAGATTCCAACAGTGCGTCTAATTGTGGTATGTCTGAATTATGGCTTATGTTTGAAATTAAATCTTCATTTTCAAAGTAAGTCATACTGATTTTTGGTTAGTATGCAGGTAGTTGGAGGTATTGATGATCAAATTCCATCAGTTCCATCCTCAAACGGAGTTCAAATTATTACATATTCAAAGCTACTTAATCAGGTAATCTTATTGCTTTCTGTGTCAACAAATGTTGGTTTGTGGAGAATAGATAGTGTTCTTATTATATTATCTGCTTCCCTGAATTAGTAAGGAAATCCCATTTCTGTTCTGTGGTTCTCTTTCTAATTATCCATTTAGGTGTATCAGTCCTAAGATCCTTCTGTAAATGGTGTTGCTATTAATTTGGTCTGCTGCTATACATTATACTCGTTACTTCATTGTTCATGTGGTTTTGGTTTAGGGACGCAGCAATCTCCAGCCCTTTTGTCCTCCCAAACCTGATGACATTGCGACCATTTGCTATACAAGTGGTACAACTGGAACCCCAAAAGTGCGTAGGTTCCTGTAGAATTATGGTTTACTTTTTTCTTGCTGACATTATGATATACTATTCTCTTATAATGTTTTCTTTGCTTATAGTGTCTTTATAAAgcgtttattttaatttttctgctCAACAAATTATGATCAGGGTGCTGTCCTGACCCATGGAAACTTTATTGCAAGTGTTGCTGGGGGTACTATGGATGAGAAGTTCGGCCCTTCTGATGTGTGAGTCATTTTTTAATGCATACAAtgttttccatttttttctttgaCAGTTTATTCTACTGTCTTTACCTcaatttcttttgattttcagTTATATATCCTATCTCCCTTTGGCTCACATTTATGAGCGAGCAAACCAGGTCATGGCAGTACACTTTGGCATTGCTGTGGGATTCTTCCAGGGGGTGTGTCTGACAAATTAAactcctttctttctttcatttggTTTTTGTCTATTCATTTTGAATGAGCTTAtacttttatgaaaaattaacgTTATATATAAGTGTTGTAGCATAGGGGGGCCCATACGATATTTTGTGAGgtcaaaataatttcatttttcataCTTGCATTCCTTGAAATGCTGCATTGATCCATAAAAGAGTTGTCAAGTAGCAGTCTTTTATTATAGTATTCTTGTGTTCCATATATACTTGTGTATGTATGCAtggattataaattataatgcaACCTAAAGTGTAGAATGTCTAAATAATAGCAACCTTTTCTGCTTGACTGTTATTGTCTTTTCCGGCCATGTAATATACTTTAGAGCACTGCCTTATGTGATGTGTTGAAGGTAGATTTTACTAAATTTTGTTTCAGTTTATTTTGCAATATTCTCAGATTagcataaaatttatttttaacattttgtaTGCAGGATAGTATGAAGTTAATGGATGACATAGCTGCCCTAAGACCTACTATCTTCTGCAGTGTTCCTCGACTATATAACAGAATATATGCTGGGTAGAGTAATTATACATTTATGCTGTACTTTTTAGAACTCTTTTTTTTTGCTTCTTGTGTGCTCATTGTATCATtcaattggattttttttacaGTATCATTAATGCTGTTAAAACATCTGGTGGTCTGAAGGAGAGACTATTTAATGCTGCCTACAATGCTAAAAGGCAGGCTTTATTACATGGTAAAATAATGGCTAAAAAGTTGTAACTTATCATTTTGGCTTAAAGTTTTagtatcatttaaaaaaaacttactcttgacatccatttttCCATTTGTTTCAGGGAAGAACCCCTCTCCAATGTGGGATAGATTAGTTTTCAACAAGATAAAGGAAAAGCTTGGAGGACGAGTTCGGTTTATTGCATCAGGTGCCTCGCCTTTATCACCTGATATCATGGAATTTTTAAAGATGTAAGTTTtgcataatattaatattattgtatacATTAATAAAGAGAACAGTccacttattatttttaatcaattttctCTTACTGAATAATATGTGCGTTCTGCAGTTGCTTTGGTGGTCGAGTGACTGAAGGATATGGAATGACAGAGAGTACTTGTGTTATAAGCTGCATAGATGAGGGTGACACACTTGGTGGTCATGTTGGCTCTCCTAATGCTGCCTGTGGTGAGTACTAAGTATGACTTCTATATCACACAGCTAATAGCTTGCAGTATATTCATATGATTTAAAACCTGTTTGATATTATATTTCAGGTAATATGTGATGCACCAATGAACTTGTTCATGAACTggttaaattttttctttttaaaaaaataagtagttGCAACATCCCAGCATTTGTAGTTATTCAAAATGTTCTTTTCCTTGGTAGTAGGTACTGAATTTTGGGGATGGGCTGCATTCTTTATTTGGGGTGTAGTTTGTAAACATCAAAGTTAAATTTCTTGATTGATTTTGATGCACCTGATCAATGAGTAGGTCTATCTACGTGTGTTATTGGGCTGCTGAGGGGGTTCTTATTATAGGATTTCACCTGGACTCTCCGTGCAATGCAACCTAACCTTTATCATTTAAAGGACCTAATAGAAAGTGTGTAACTTAATAACCTCAGTATATATCAAATCTGCTCAGAAACAGTACACGTCTTGACTTTTGAGCCAATTCCCTTCCACAAATAACGATTCTCCCagtcttttttaaatttatctgCAATGGTGTTTAAAAGatgaatttatatttagtttatGTCAGCTGAAGCTTTGTTATGCCTAGTGCCAAGATTTTGTTCTTTCTTTCAGAGATAAAACTTGTGGATGTTCCAGAAATGAACTATACATCTGATGATTTGCCCAATCCCCGTGGTGAAATTTGTGTCAGGGGTCCCATTGTTTTCCGAGGTTATCACAAAGACGAAATTCAGACGTAACTACTTTTCCTGCCTGGTGCCTCTGAATGAAGTTTACCTTGTCACATATAAAACTACTTGACTTTCAATCCAATTATGCAGGAGAGAAATCATTGATGAAGATGGATGGCTTCATACTGGAGATATTGGGACGTGGTTGCCTGGTGGTagactaaaaattattgatagGTGAGATAGCATTGTTCTAGTTATAATTATAATCCATAATTGTTATGATACACACGGCTTCTTAACTTACCACCTGACAGATTGAATCCATCTCTGTTTAACCTTTAATTCATCAGGCCGCAAGTATGCTCTGTTCAATGAGTAGACTTGAATGGCACTTTATAGAGTGAACTTG encodes the following:
- the LOC137828918 gene encoding long chain acyl-CoA synthetase 6, peroxisomal codes for the protein MDHTPAAQRRLRALHDHLSPTAADSPSHLRSNPTAGEFYSEQGYSVVLPEKLQTGKWNVYRSVRSPLQLVSKFPNHPEIGTLHDNFVRSVDTFRDYKYLGTRVRIDGTVGEYKWMTYGEAGTARSAIGSGLIYYGVSKGSSVGLYFINRPEWLILDHACSAYSFVSVPLYDTLGPDAVKYIVSHASVQVIFCVAETLNIFLSYLSEIPTVRLIVVVGGIDDQIPSVPSSNGVQIITYSKLLNQGRSNLQPFCPPKPDDIATICYTSGTTGTPKGAVLTHGNFIASVAGGTMDEKFGPSDVYISYLPLAHIYERANQVMAVHFGIAVGFFQGDSMKLMDDIAALRPTIFCSVPRLYNRIYAGIINAVKTSGGLKERLFNAAYNAKRQALLHGKNPSPMWDRLVFNKIKEKLGGRVRFIASGASPLSPDIMEFLKICFGGRVTEGYGMTESTCVISCIDEGDTLGGHVGSPNAACEIKLVDVPEMNYTSDDLPNPRGEICVRGPIVFRGYHKDEIQTREIIDEDGWLHTGDIGTWLPGGRLKIIDRKKNIFKLAQGEYIAPEKIENVYAKCKFVAQCFVYGDSLNASLVAVVSVDHDMLKAWAASEGIMYNDLAQLCNDPRAKEAVLAELDAAGRDAQLRGFEFVKAVTLVVEPFTLENGLLTPTFKIKRPQAKEYFAKAISDMYTELSRTDISQKTL